The sequence TTGCTTATTCTTGTTTTAAAGAGCCTCAAGGTAACTCTGAAGTTATTTGGTTTAATGCGGTCTTTGTATCTCCCGAATTGCGTGGGCAAGGTATTGCGAGTGAGTTGATTAATCGTGGTGTTAAGCAAGTATCAGAAGCCGTTCAAGGTAATCTGTATGCTTATACAAATGTAGCACCATTGTATCTGTCTTTAGGCTGGTCAGTGGTTGATATTGAAAGTGCACCAAACCATAGCGTAATGAGTTTCTCACTTGAGCCTCAACCACGCGTATAACGAATAAGGATTAAGGTGTTGCGCAGCCAACACTAAATCCCAAGTGTAGAACAAGCCCGAAGCCACTTTATTAAATAAATTGTGTAATTGAGTTTGAAGGGCACATCGCTTTGAGGCTTTTCACAAGACGATCGAGGCCAAGGTAAGGTCGCGATAGCAATCTTATCAACCAGTTAGCTGTTTTTCGTTTCTTTCGTCGTCACATCTCCTCTGTTTTCGTCAATGCCATTCCCCTTATTTTTGATGCCTTCGGCTAGGTGGGGCGGCTCACTTCTACGCATGTCAAAATCGACAACCATAAATTGGGCATCGTGACCGAGTTTATTGAGTGTTGTTACCTAATAATGTGCAGATGTGGGTGCAAGTTTCGCTGTCGGCTGTGGGTATGCAGGCGTTATAGCTCAGGTCAGATTCGCCTTCCGAAAAGTCATAACTACGTTAATCACGTATAGTTTTGCTATGTGTACGTTACTTGCGTATACTCTGCATATGAAAAGTGTATTTGTTGAATCGACCATATTTGAAAAGTACCGTAATGAATATCTCAGCGATGATGAGTTTAGGCTTTTTCAAGCTGAGTTAATGTCTAACCCGAAACAGGGGGACGTGATTCAAGGTACAGGTGGTTTGCGAAAGATTCGAGTTGCAAGTAAAGGTAAGGGCAAGCGAGGCGGCTCTCGTGTTATCTATTACTTCCTCGATGAAAAGCGTCGCTTCTACTTGCTGACAATTTATGGCAAGAATGAAATGTCTGATTTAACTGCAGATCAAAAGAAACAATTAAAGGCTTTTATGGAGGCGTGGCGTAATGAGCAATCGTGATCTATTTGCAGAGTTAAGTTCTGCTCTTGTTGAGGCTAAAGAGCATTCAGAGGGTAAACTCACTCTTAAAACTCATCAAGTTAACGATATCAGTGAGTTAGATATTTCACCTAATGAGATCGTGAGTATCCGTGAACAGTTTAATATGTCGCGTGGTGTGTTTGCGC comes from Vibrio syngnathi and encodes:
- a CDS encoding GNAT family N-acetyltransferase, which encodes MHWIALERLFQTEWSDFLFADTYKSEAHLPPVIVALRNNEVIGGLAYSCFKEPQGNSEVIWFNAVFVSPELRGQGIASELINRGVKQVSEAVQGNLYAYTNVAPLYLSLGWSVVDIESAPNHSVMSFSLEPQPRV
- a CDS encoding type II toxin-antitoxin system RelE/ParE family toxin yields the protein MKSVFVESTIFEKYRNEYLSDDEFRLFQAELMSNPKQGDVIQGTGGLRKIRVASKGKGKRGGSRVIYYFLDEKRRFYLLTIYGKNEMSDLTADQKKQLKAFMEAWRNEQS
- a CDS encoding helix-turn-helix domain-containing protein is translated as MSNRDLFAELSSALVEAKEHSEGKLTLKTHQVNDISELDISPNEIVSIREQFNMSRGVFARLLHTSSRTLENWEQGRSAPNGQAVTLLKLVQRHPETLSHIAEL